GATCACCCTTGGCCGAGGCGGAACGTTTCATAAACGCTCCATGCACCGTTTTCTAATTGATAAAGAAGCTGGAAGCGGTCCACTTCATCCTTAAGATCGAATTTAAGCATACGCAGGCTGCCGTATACATCAGAGAATTCCTCATCCGAAAGCTTCTGGGCGATCGTGATGTGCGGAACGAATTGATACGCACGCTCTTCCGGCATCTGGCCGGCATGTAGTTTATCGTTCAAAGCGAAGATCTCTTCGGATGGATCGATCTTCAAATAAATAGTATTGGTCACCGGTGAAAAAGAGCTGACTTTATAGACGCCGTAGGAGAAAGGCTGTGTTTCTTTAGCGATTTCCTTCAATTCAGGGATGATGATGTTTTCAATTTCCGCCTCATCCGCTTCAAACGGCTCCTTCATCGTAATGTGCGGGGGAACAAGCGCATAATGGGGATCGTAACGCTTGCGGTAAGAATTCGCCACATCCTGGACTTTTTTCGATGGAAAAACTGCAATGCCGTATTTCATTAGGCTAACCCTCCTGATTCTTCCTTTATATGTTTCCATTATTCTTTCCCAAACATGTTCAACAAAGCACGTTCAAAATCCTGCTGCCAAGAGCCCCATGTATGATCTCCGTCCAATTCATGATACGTATAGCTGAGCGGCTGACGTTCAAGAAAGTCGCGGAGCTCGCGGTTCGGAGTAAGGAAATCCAGCGTGTCTCCATCTGTCGTGACAACGGATGTTTCTTCCTTGCCGATTGTATGGTCGATCGTAAGCGCGGAGAAGTCGCGGGCAGACGCCAGTACCTCCATTACATGCTCATCCACATAAGGACTCTGTGCAATAACATTACCGAAAATATTCGGAAACTTGGCTGCCGTCATCAAGCCGAGCGTGCCGGCAAGCGAATCTCCGGCAAGCGTGCGTCCACGGCCCATATGGTAGCCGGGGAGCTCTTCATCAAGAAACGGAACGACTTCCCGAATGAGAAAATTCACATAATCGCCCTGACGTGAACCGTCCGGATGATACTTTTCACGGCGGTCGTACTTATCCTGATAATGGATGCCGATGAAAATCGTATTCTCTATCCGGTTGTCGCGGTGCAGCTTATCACTGAGTGTCGCCGCCCGTCCCATTTGGAAGTAGTCGTTTCCATCCTGCATGATACAGAAATGGTATTTATACAAGGAGGAGAAATTCTTCGGCTTGTACACCTTCAGCTTCATCGTCTCCTGTAAGTAGACACTTTCTATTTCATACTCTGTCATGGATCCTTCCCTACCCATATTCCAGCCACCTCCTCACAACAGGGAAATTCACAAAAAATTTCCCTTCCTATATCCAATGTAAACGTGTTCTCACTTATTTTATCATACTATTGTGTAAAAAGTTGAATGGAAGAGAAAGGAGGATTTAATAGAGGAAAAGAAGGGAATTTACATTTTGTTAAAAATATTTTTAATATCCGTTGACATCTTTCTCGATCCATAGTATATTATTACTTGTCAGCAGGAAACGCCGACAAAATACTACATACGATTCCGTAGCTCAGCTGGGAGAGCGCCACCTTGACAGGGTGGAGGTCGTTGGTTCGAGCCCAATCGGAATCATCTTACAAAGTGCTGGAATGGCGCAGTTTCTCAAAAAGGAGAGGCTGCGTCATTTCTATTTATTTGAGCACCTGTTGACGAAATTTTAAATTACCCCTTCCTTGCTCTTCGAAAAAACACTATCCATTTTATCAGCTTCTTCTAACACATGACCGAACGTATCCCGGCAAGTCTTTGATTTCCATGCACTTACCTATGAAGAAGATAATCCATAACTTAATATACACAGTAAGATAAATAGAAACTCGGCAAAGAAGAGCATTCAGGCTCTTCTTTTCAGGATTACAAGCAGTTTTATAAGGATTAATACCAGCCACAAAAGCAAAATCCCGCCAGCCAGTGTTTCTATACCAGATAATTCATTAAAACTGATTTTTGGTATAAATATCGCAGCAATTACTATGCCTAAGAGGTCTGTTGCATTCAACCTTCTCTTGGTCATACCGGAGTAATTACCTTTGGTGTTCCTTTCTCTAATGTTTTCCAAATTTACACGCCCTCTGGTCGTTAAAGTAGTTGTACTTATATCGGGTATATTTTCAATTTGTTTAGTATGCTTTCCGCTTCCACATGTTCAGCAGTCACTTTTAAGTATTGATACTTGAAAGTGGAGGATATTTATCATAAAATCTAACTAACGTTCGTTAGATTTTTATTATAGGAGGATTTAATAATGGCATGGTTCTATCTTGTTTTAGCTGGTCTGAGTGAAATAGGTTGGGCATTCGGATTGAAACTGTCAGAAGGTTTCACGAACATCCTTTACGTCATCCCGACAGTCATCTTAATCATTTTCAGTTTTTGGTGTTTCTCCAAGTCGCTGTCCGTTTTACCGGTATCAACAGCGTATGCGATCTTCACAGGTATAGGAGCATTTGGTACGGGGGTATTGGGGATGTTGTTCCTCGAGGACAGCGTGAGCGTGTTGAAAGTATTGTTACTGGTAGTATTAATCAGCTGCATCATCGGTCTTAAGTTAGTTGGAGAACAACCGGAAGAAGAAGCGGAAAGGAGCGTTTAATATGAGTTGGTTTATTTTGATTATGGCAGGGTTGATGGAAGTTGGGGGCGTAATCTTCCTGAAATTATCGGAGGGGTTTTCCAAACTCAAGCCGACCTTGATTTTTATAATTTTCATGGCATCCAGTTTTCTTTTACTATCCTTATCCTTAAAGTCCATCCCAATAAGCGTCGGCTATGGGATATGGACTGGTGTGGGAGCTGCCGGCAGTGTTCTTTTAGGAATGTTCCTCTTTCATGAACAAAAAAATCCAAAAAAGATTGCACTCGTTATTGGTGTCATCTCCTGCATTGTAGGATTAAAATTTGTTTCTTAATTCATGGAGGAAGGGGGAGGGACATTGACAGATATCCTTATTTTCACAGTGGATCTATGCATCATCACGGTTGCCATCTCTATTTTAATATTAGTGATTCGTGCGATGAAAGGACCGTCGGAAGCTGATAAATCGGTAGCATTGGACGCTATTGGTATAAACATGATGGCGATGACCGGCCTTTTGGCCATTAAATTGTCTACTACCTGGCTGAGCGATGTCCTTTTACTGATAGGGATTTTGCTTTTTGTAGGAACAGTGGCTACAGCTAAGATTATCGAGAAACGAAATATTATTGAAAAATAAAGGAACTTATGACATAGTGAACTCTGATGAACGCTTGAAGTGCGTGTATGAAAAGGAGTTGTAAGCATGTCAAAAGGGGAAGAGACGAAGAAAAGAATACTTGATAATGCTTTAGTCACCTTTGCGGATAAAGGATATGAGCAAACCTCACTGAAGGACATTGCAGTAAAGTCGAATATAAAGGCGCCGTCTATATACGCTTATTTCTCCAGCAAGGACCATTTGTTTGAAGAAGTTGTTGAGTTAACGATGGCTAAGTATGTCGCATTCATTTCGGAGCAGTATCAGGAACTGTCCTCTTATGATATGGAAAAAAAGCTGTATCACCTGCTGATCGATCTGAATAAGTATTTCTATAATAATAGTATCGGGCTGTTTGTAAGAAGGTTCTTTATTATTCCTCCCGAACCATTCAAAGAGTTGATAAATAGTAAGTATCTGGAGATGGAGCATGCAATTAAGCACCTTCTTCATACCATTTTCAAAGAAGAAGATGGGAACGATACATTCGTAGATTTTGAAGTGATACTCACTTCCTATTTGTGTATATTGGATGGAACGTTAATCTATTTGATGAATTTCCCTTATGACGTGTATAGGAAACGGTTGGATGATTCCTGGGGTACTTTCTGGAATGGGATACAAAAATAAAGGACGACCTGCTTCAGCTCCAATCGGTCAAGAGAACAGGAATAAAATATAGTCCAAACCGTGGAATCGAGGCGCTTCTTTTAAAGACGTCTCGATTTTTATTTGTCATCTTATTGACAAACGCTTGAGGACGGCATATCCTTATACCTAGATAAACTATGCATAGTAATTCTAGGTATGAGGAGTGATGGACAAATGAAGGTCAACAAGGAGTTATTGAAAGGCAGCACCTCCATCCTCATTCTCAGCCTGCTCAATAACAGGCCCATGTACGGGTATGAATTGATCAGGGTGATGGAAGAGAAGTCGAACGGGGTATTTAGTCTGAAAGAAGGGACACTTTACCCACTGCTGCATTCCCTTGAAAAAAATGAAGTAATCGAGTCGTATTGGGGGCAGGGGGATACCGGGAGAAAGAGAAAGTATTATCGATTAACCGCAGAAGGCAGAGTGTTTATGGAAGAGAAACGAGAAGAGTGGTCTACGTTTAAAGTGGCGGTAGACGATATATTAGCGTGGGAAAGGATGGCATGGGAATAGCATGGAAAATCCGATAACAGCGTACATAGATAAGGTTTGCCGGCGAATTAAGAATAAGAGTCTCCATCAAGAGATTAAACTGGAAATAGAAGATCATTTGATGGAGCTTAAAGAGAATGCTCTGCGTAATGGATGTTCAGAAGAGGAAGCGCTGGATCAAGCCTTTTCTCAAATGGGTGACCCGGATGAAATAGGAAAGCAGCTTCATAGAACCCATCGAAGAAAAGTGGAGATGACCATCATTCTGCCCGTATTTATCACTTCGATCGTCGGCTTGCTTTCCATGTATTTCATTCAATCCTATACTCCTGATGGAATGATCGGATCTATATTTACCAACAGCTTAATTTATTATTTGGCGGGTGCGGCGCTTCTGGCAGTATTCTACTGCCTTGATTATTCGCGTATCCTGCGCTGTTCTTCCTACATCTATGCAGGTGCAATTTTGATACTCCTGCTCAGTTTATTTATCGGCGTCCGGGCAGGGGGAGCTCCTTATTTGGATATAGGTATAGCTATGCTCGACGTTTCCGGTATAAGTGCTTTAATTGTCGGAGTAGCTCTAGCAGGCATCTTTGAGTCTTGGAATTGGAAGAAGCCTGCTGATGGAGTGATCGGCATAGGAATACTTGTCCTTCCGGTTGTGCTGTTGGCAATGATGGGAGTTGTCTCGTACACCCTTTGTTTGTTGATCTGCTTAGTAGTCATGACAGCGTCCGGAGCCGGTTTTAGGCAGGTGACTGGTTTTGTTACAGCTTCAGCAGCTGTTCCCGTCTTCCTCTTTGCATTTGACTTTGCTCCATTTTCCTACTTTGCACCGGAGGCTGTTCGAAACAGCGTTGAAATATCCAGCCTTTTGAGTTCGGCCGGGTGGTTCGGAGCAGGTTTCTCTATGAACGCAGGCACTCTTTCTGAAGTTCATACGGACTATATTTTCGTATACGTCATCCATTCTTTTGGTTGGCTTGCTGGAATAAGCCTGCTGTTCCTCATCAGCTTATTCGTCCTTCGGATGATTTATATGTGGAAACAAGTGAAACCTGGGCAGGGGAAGTTAGCAGCGTTAGTGATTGCTGTGGTTATTTCTTTGCACTTTATCATCAGCATCCTGACGAACATGGCTGTCCTTCCGTCCCTGGGAATTGCACTTCCGTTTATGAGCTTCGGTGGTTCTTCCATCCTCATTGATATGGGGGCAGTCGGACTGTTCTTAAATATCTGCCACAGAGGATATGAGGAAACATCAGTAGGAACAGAAGTCCCTGCATGAAGGAAAGGTGACTGCTTTTACAGCTGGTCACCTTTTTTATGTGAAAGTGTAGTGTGGTATTTTATGTAAAATATGATACGATAAAGTCGGCATGTAGTTCCAAATGGAGCGGACAGCACAAGTTTGGAAAATGCAGATTTGGGAGTCGGTA
This sequence is a window from Bacillus sp. SB49. Protein-coding genes within it:
- a CDS encoding YjcG family protein, encoding MKYGIAVFPSKKVQDVANSYRKRYDPHYALVPPHITMKEPFEADEAEIENIIIPELKEIAKETQPFSYGVYKVSSFSPVTNTIYLKIDPSEEIFALNDKLHAGQMPEERAYQFVPHITIAQKLSDEEFSDVYGSLRMLKFDLKDEVDRFQLLYQLENGAWSVYETFRLGQG
- a CDS encoding alpha/beta hydrolase, with product MGREGSMTEYEIESVYLQETMKLKVYKPKNFSSLYKYHFCIMQDGNDYFQMGRAATLSDKLHRDNRIENTIFIGIHYQDKYDRREKYHPDGSRQGDYVNFLIREVVPFLDEELPGYHMGRGRTLAGDSLAGTLGLMTAAKFPNIFGNVIAQSPYVDEHVMEVLASARDFSALTIDHTIGKEETSVVTTDGDTLDFLTPNRELRDFLERQPLSYTYHELDGDHTWGSWQQDFERALLNMFGKE
- a CDS encoding DMT family transporter, which translates into the protein MAWFYLVLAGLSEIGWAFGLKLSEGFTNILYVIPTVILIIFSFWCFSKSLSVLPVSTAYAIFTGIGAFGTGVLGMLFLEDSVSVLKVLLLVVLISCIIGLKLVGEQPEEEAERSV
- a CDS encoding DMT family transporter, with product MSWFILIMAGLMEVGGVIFLKLSEGFSKLKPTLIFIIFMASSFLLLSLSLKSIPISVGYGIWTGVGAAGSVLLGMFLFHEQKNPKKIALVIGVISCIVGLKFVS
- a CDS encoding monovalent cation/H+ antiporter complex subunit F, with amino-acid sequence MTDILIFTVDLCIITVAISILILVIRAMKGPSEADKSVALDAIGINMMAMTGLLAIKLSTTWLSDVLLLIGILLFVGTVATAKIIEKRNIIEK
- a CDS encoding TetR/AcrR family transcriptional regulator, with the protein product MSKGEETKKRILDNALVTFADKGYEQTSLKDIAVKSNIKAPSIYAYFSSKDHLFEEVVELTMAKYVAFISEQYQELSSYDMEKKLYHLLIDLNKYFYNNSIGLFVRRFFIIPPEPFKELINSKYLEMEHAIKHLLHTIFKEEDGNDTFVDFEVILTSYLCILDGTLIYLMNFPYDVYRKRLDDSWGTFWNGIQK
- a CDS encoding PadR family transcriptional regulator, whose protein sequence is MKVNKELLKGSTSILILSLLNNRPMYGYELIRVMEEKSNGVFSLKEGTLYPLLHSLEKNEVIESYWGQGDTGRKRKYYRLTAEGRVFMEEKREEWSTFKVAVDDILAWERMAWE
- a CDS encoding FtsW/RodA/SpoVE family cell cycle protein; this encodes MENPITAYIDKVCRRIKNKSLHQEIKLEIEDHLMELKENALRNGCSEEEALDQAFSQMGDPDEIGKQLHRTHRRKVEMTIILPVFITSIVGLLSMYFIQSYTPDGMIGSIFTNSLIYYLAGAALLAVFYCLDYSRILRCSSYIYAGAILILLLSLFIGVRAGGAPYLDIGIAMLDVSGISALIVGVALAGIFESWNWKKPADGVIGIGILVLPVVLLAMMGVVSYTLCLLICLVVMTASGAGFRQVTGFVTASAAVPVFLFAFDFAPFSYFAPEAVRNSVEISSLLSSAGWFGAGFSMNAGTLSEVHTDYIFVYVIHSFGWLAGISLLFLISLFVLRMIYMWKQVKPGQGKLAALVIAVVISLHFIISILTNMAVLPSLGIALPFMSFGGSSILIDMGAVGLFLNICHRGYEETSVGTEVPA